A stretch of the Bradyrhizobium arachidis genome encodes the following:
- a CDS encoding peptide ABC transporter substrate-binding protein, whose translation MFDAALRGLIDNVKSGSMDRRAFVQRMICFGITPPMATQILAIGGVATAEAPSTYKPTKRGGGGPLKMLWWQGPTLLNPHLGTSMKDQDGSRLFYEPLACWDPDGNLQPVLAAEIPSIQNGGLAPDGKSATWKLKPAVKWHDGKPFTADDVVFNWEYAKDPDTAAATIATYRNTTVERIDDLTVRILFSKPTPFWADAFVGTPGAIIPKHLFADYRGNKSRNAPNNLSPVGTGPYKFIEFKPGDLVRGEINPEYHMTGRPHFDTIEMKGGGDAVSAARAVIQTGEYDFGWNIQVEDDVLLHIEKGGKGRSIHAVGADVEFIALNFTDPKTEADQERSSLKTKHPLLSDPAVRKALALLVDRETIKKAIYGRAGRTTANFLNGPEQFVSKNTSWEFGIEKAAKLLDDAGWKPGPDGVREKDGRKLKLLFQTSTNGPRQKTQAIIKHACQKAAIDVELKSVVASVFFSSDVANPDTYTKFNADIELLASLSTQPDPERRMRAFHSRYIPSKASKWQGFNIPRYASRDYDAVIDDAEVEIDPVKRAALFVKANDILWQDTVLIPVIHRMRVAACSNTLRPVISSWTTDIDNLHDWYREV comes from the coding sequence ATGTTTGACGCAGCACTACGTGGCTTGATCGATAACGTAAAGAGCGGATCTATGGATCGCCGAGCCTTCGTCCAGCGCATGATATGCTTCGGTATCACCCCGCCGATGGCAACGCAGATCCTCGCCATCGGTGGCGTAGCCACAGCCGAGGCCCCATCAACCTACAAACCAACCAAACGCGGCGGTGGTGGACCGCTGAAGATGTTGTGGTGGCAAGGACCAACCCTGCTCAACCCCCACCTTGGAACGAGCATGAAGGACCAGGATGGCTCGCGCCTCTTCTATGAACCGCTCGCCTGTTGGGATCCGGATGGCAACCTCCAACCCGTTCTTGCCGCGGAGATACCCTCGATCCAGAACGGAGGGCTCGCGCCCGACGGCAAGTCAGCGACATGGAAGCTTAAGCCCGCGGTCAAATGGCACGATGGCAAGCCCTTTACCGCGGACGATGTAGTTTTCAACTGGGAGTACGCCAAAGATCCTGACACGGCAGCCGCAACCATAGCAACATACCGCAACACAACGGTTGAACGGATTGATGATCTCACCGTCCGTATCCTCTTCAGTAAGCCGACTCCCTTCTGGGCCGACGCATTTGTCGGAACTCCCGGCGCCATCATTCCAAAACACTTGTTCGCCGATTATCGGGGCAACAAATCCCGCAATGCGCCGAACAATTTGTCGCCGGTGGGCACGGGCCCTTACAAATTCATCGAGTTCAAGCCCGGCGACCTCGTCCGCGGCGAGATCAATCCCGAATACCACATGACTGGCCGACCCCATTTCGACACAATCGAGATGAAGGGCGGAGGCGATGCCGTTTCGGCGGCACGCGCGGTGATCCAGACCGGCGAATATGACTTCGGTTGGAATATTCAAGTCGAAGACGACGTTCTGTTGCATATTGAAAAAGGTGGCAAGGGCAGGAGCATCCATGCGGTCGGCGCGGATGTTGAGTTCATCGCGTTGAACTTCACCGACCCTAAGACCGAGGCCGACCAAGAACGCTCCTCATTAAAGACCAAACACCCGCTGTTGTCGGATCCCGCGGTCCGCAAGGCGCTTGCGCTGCTCGTTGATCGGGAGACGATCAAGAAGGCCATTTACGGCCGCGCCGGCCGCACCACCGCTAATTTTCTTAATGGCCCCGAGCAGTTCGTTTCTAAGAATACCTCGTGGGAGTTCGGTATCGAAAAGGCTGCCAAGCTGCTTGACGATGCCGGGTGGAAACCCGGCCCGGACGGCGTTCGCGAGAAGGACGGAAGGAAGCTCAAACTGCTTTTCCAGACCTCGACCAACGGACCGCGCCAGAAGACTCAGGCCATCATCAAGCATGCCTGTCAGAAGGCAGCCATCGACGTGGAGCTCAAATCGGTCGTCGCATCCGTGTTCTTTTCGTCCGATGTTGCAAATCCGGACACTTACACAAAGTTTAATGCAGATATCGAATTGTTAGCGTCCCTAAGCACCCAGCCCGACCCGGAGAGGCGTATGCGTGCCTTTCATTCGCGCTACATTCCCAGCAAGGCGAGCAAGTGGCAGGGATTCAATATTCCGCGCTACGCGAGCCGCGATTATGATGCGGTGATCGATGATGCCGAGGTTGAAATCGATCCGGTTAAGCGCGCAGCCCTCTTCGTCAAGGCCAATGATATCCTCTGGCAGGACACTGTTCTCATCCCCGTGATTCACCGTATGAGGGTCGCCGCGTGCTCGAACACGTTGCGCCCGGTCATCAGTAGCTGGACGACTGACATTGACAATTTACACGATTGGTACCGAGAGGTCTGA
- a CDS encoding DUF3551 domain-containing protein encodes MRHHLLFAVALAVPTLVFAQAGSIAAPQDRSGYIPPAQQDLYCLQGRIWGYPGNCQFSSYGQCMTTASGTDAYCGINPVYAFERRRSRSPDGFARPGY; translated from the coding sequence ATGCGCCATCATCTCCTGTTTGCTGTTGCGCTCGCAGTCCCCACCTTGGTTTTCGCTCAGGCAGGTTCGATCGCCGCTCCGCAGGATCGTTCGGGATACATTCCCCCGGCTCAACAAGACCTTTACTGCCTGCAAGGGCGTATCTGGGGATACCCAGGTAATTGCCAGTTCTCGAGCTATGGCCAGTGCATGACCACCGCGTCCGGCACAGACGCCTATTGCGGTATTAATCCGGTCTACGCTTTCGAGCGCCGCAGATCGCGATCACCTGATGGCTTCGCGAGGCCAGGATATTAA
- the hypD gene encoding hydrogenase formation protein HypD — protein MKYVDEFRDKEIALGLAKAIRAEVDLARPYRFMEFCGGHTHTVSRYGLEDMLPNNVRMIHGPGCPVCVLPAGRIDMAIHLAMRPEVILCVYGDLMRVPGSQGASLLKAKARGADVRMVYSTIDAIRIAEENPAREVVFFAIGFETTTPPTAIMIRLAEKKHLSNFSVFCNHVLTPPAMQNILESSDIRNIGGVEIDGFIGPAHVSVIIGTTPYEFIAEEFGKPIVITGFEPLDMMQAILMLVRQVNEHRHEVENQYRRAVIRDGNLRAKEEVSTVFELRDRFEWRGLGRVPYGGLRLKPAYTKYDAELRFGMRELCVADDPACECGAILRGIKKPVDCKLFGTVCTPVTPMGSCMVSSEGACAAHWTYGRFRDHQQRPVS, from the coding sequence ATGAAATATGTCGATGAGTTTCGCGACAAGGAGATCGCGCTGGGGCTGGCGAAAGCGATCCGCGCCGAGGTCGATCTGGCAAGACCCTATCGCTTCATGGAATTTTGCGGCGGCCATACACACACGGTCTCGCGCTATGGCCTCGAGGACATGCTGCCGAACAACGTGCGGATGATCCACGGCCCCGGCTGCCCGGTCTGCGTGCTGCCGGCCGGGCGTATTGACATGGCGATCCATCTCGCGATGCGACCCGAAGTCATACTGTGCGTCTATGGCGACCTGATGCGTGTGCCGGGTTCCCAGGGCGCCTCGCTGCTCAAGGCAAAGGCGCGCGGCGCGGATGTCCGCATGGTGTATTCCACCATCGATGCGATCCGGATCGCAGAGGAGAACCCCGCGCGCGAGGTCGTGTTCTTCGCCATTGGCTTTGAGACCACCACGCCGCCGACGGCTATCATGATACGTCTGGCCGAAAAGAAGCATCTCTCGAACTTTAGCGTGTTTTGCAACCACGTGCTGACGCCGCCAGCGATGCAGAATATTCTGGAGAGCTCCGATATCCGCAATATCGGCGGCGTCGAGATTGACGGCTTTATCGGGCCAGCCCACGTCTCGGTCATCATTGGCACGACGCCTTACGAGTTTATCGCGGAGGAGTTTGGCAAGCCGATCGTGATCACCGGTTTCGAGCCGCTCGACATGATGCAGGCGATCCTAATGCTTGTCCGGCAAGTCAACGAGCACCGCCACGAAGTAGAGAATCAGTATCGCCGCGCGGTGATCCGCGACGGCAATCTGCGCGCTAAGGAGGAGGTCTCCACCGTTTTCGAGCTGCGAGACCGGTTCGAATGGCGCGGACTCGGTCGAGTGCCCTACGGCGGGCTGAGGCTGAAGCCCGCTTACACCAAATACGACGCGGAGCTGCGCTTCGGCATGCGCGAGCTGTGCGTTGCCGACGATCCGGCCTGTGAATGCGGCGCCATCCTGCGCGGGATAAAGAAACCTGTGGATTGCAAGCTGTTCGGGACGGTCTGCACGCCCGTAACGCCCATGGGATCCTGCATGGTCTCCTCGGAAGGCGCCTGCGCCGCTCATTGGACCTATGGCCGTTTCCGCGATCATCAGCAGAGGCCGGTGTCATGA
- a CDS encoding type II toxin-antitoxin system HipA family toxin gives MRAGTSMGGARPKATVEDEDALWLAKFPHRDDRWNNPRVEHAMLTLARECGISCAESQMTTIGDKDVVLIKRFDRNRAEKGYLRSRMVSALTLLDADDTPDTVDKRQKWSYLLLADEIRRAESGSQSKDLPELFRRVCFNALISNTDDHPRNHAILAKDQAWSLSPAYDLTPNPMIALERRDLAMAFGNWGRYANRVNLLSQCERFLLSREDATAIVDGMKATIGEAWYRICRQVGVSERDCELIRSAFAYEGFGYDLEDPTIATDDAEELPTTRPR, from the coding sequence ATGCGTGCGGGCACCTCGATGGGCGGCGCGCGGCCTAAGGCTACTGTCGAGGACGAGGATGCCCTTTGGCTCGCGAAATTCCCGCATCGCGATGATCGCTGGAATAACCCGCGGGTCGAACACGCCATGCTAACCCTTGCTCGCGAGTGCGGGATCTCGTGTGCGGAGAGCCAGATGACCACAATCGGCGACAAGGATGTTGTCCTGATCAAACGGTTCGATCGGAATAGGGCCGAAAAAGGCTACCTCCGCAGCAGGATGGTGAGCGCCTTGACGCTGCTCGATGCGGATGACACACCCGACACTGTCGATAAGCGTCAGAAATGGTCATATCTTCTGCTGGCGGACGAAATACGACGAGCCGAATCCGGAAGTCAGTCGAAGGATCTGCCAGAGTTGTTTCGGCGGGTGTGCTTTAACGCCCTTATCTCCAACACCGACGATCATCCACGTAACCATGCCATCTTGGCAAAGGACCAGGCATGGTCGCTGTCACCGGCATACGACCTCACTCCGAACCCGATGATTGCATTAGAGCGCCGGGACTTGGCGATGGCGTTCGGCAACTGGGGACGATACGCCAACCGGGTCAACTTGCTGTCGCAGTGCGAGCGTTTTCTCTTGTCAAGAGAAGACGCTACGGCAATTGTTGACGGCATGAAAGCGACCATCGGGGAGGCCTGGTATCGAATCTGCAGGCAAGTTGGCGTCAGCGAGCGGGATTGCGAACTGATCCGCAGCGCGTTCGCTTACGAAGGGTTCGGTTACGATTTGGAGGATCCGACGATCGCAACCGATGACGCCGAAGAGCTGCCGACCACCCGTCCTCGCTAA
- the hypE gene encoding hydrogenase expression/formation protein HypE, protein MRGHQCKLDIKNGCIDLSHGSGGRAMAQLISGLFHEAFGNEWLARGNDQSAFDVGGGRMVMTTDGYVVSPLFFPGGNIGSLAVHGTVNDIAMAGARPLYLSASFIIEEGFRFSHLKMIAESMGEAARSAGVHIITGDTKVVERGKADGLFISTAGVGVVPDGLDLSAENARVGDRVLISGTLGDHGIAIMSKRQNLAFETDVMSDSASLHDLVVKMVEAGGHGIRLMRDPTRGGLAATLNEIAQQSDLGFRLQEEAIPVKPDVAAACELLGLDPLHVANEGKLVAIVSPEVADAVLAAMRAHPLGCDAAEIGEAIADDHHFVQMATSFGGGCIVDWLSGEQLPRIC, encoded by the coding sequence ATGAGGGGTCATCAGTGCAAGCTCGACATCAAGAACGGCTGCATCGACCTCTCTCATGGCTCCGGCGGCCGCGCGATGGCGCAGCTAATTTCGGGACTGTTCCACGAGGCCTTCGGCAATGAATGGCTGGCGCGCGGCAATGATCAGTCGGCCTTCGACGTCGGCGGCGGGCGCATGGTGATGACGACCGATGGCTACGTCGTCTCGCCGCTGTTCTTTCCGGGCGGAAATATCGGTTCGCTGGCCGTGCACGGCACGGTCAACGACATCGCAATGGCAGGGGCGCGGCCGCTTTACCTGTCCGCGAGCTTCATTATCGAGGAGGGGTTTCGTTTCTCCCACCTCAAGATGATCGCCGAGTCCATGGGGGAAGCGGCGCGATCGGCCGGCGTCCACATCATCACTGGCGACACCAAGGTGGTCGAGCGCGGCAAGGCAGACGGCCTGTTCATCTCGACAGCTGGCGTCGGTGTGGTGCCTGACGGGCTCGATCTCTCTGCGGAAAACGCGCGCGTCGGAGACCGCGTGCTGATCTCGGGCACGCTCGGCGATCATGGCATTGCCATCATGTCCAAGCGGCAGAACCTCGCCTTTGAAACCGACGTCATGTCGGATTCGGCGTCGCTGCACGACCTCGTCGTGAAGATGGTTGAGGCGGGAGGCCACGGCATCCGCCTAATGCGCGACCCCACGCGCGGCGGGCTTGCCGCGACCCTGAACGAGATCGCCCAGCAATCCGACCTCGGCTTTCGCTTGCAGGAAGAGGCAATCCCAGTGAAGCCGGACGTGGCGGCGGCCTGCGAGCTCTTGGGGCTCGATCCGCTCCATGTCGCCAATGAAGGTAAGCTGGTTGCGATCGTGTCGCCCGAGGTCGCCGATGCCGTGCTCGCTGCCATGCGGGCGCATCCGCTCGGCTGCGATGCCGCCGAGATCGGCGAGGCAATCGCCGATGACCATCATTTCGTGCAGATGGCGACCAGCTTTGGCGGCGGCTGCATCGTTGACTGGCTGTCGGGCGAGCAACTGCCACGCATCTGCTGA